The proteins below are encoded in one region of Bosea sp. BIWAKO-01:
- a CDS encoding TonB-dependent siderophore receptor has protein sequence MKLRSDPMVSRVVPALLGMGMVGLGATGALAQDAAPARVQLDEIIVDGQGMKGEVPPPFAGGQVAEGARLGLLGNTQTLKSPFNMTSYTAALIRNLQAATVADALILDPSVRSSHPSGGIVDSFNIRGFPISEGNNGEIAFDGVFGVAPNYRVFTDYAERIELLKGPAAALGGIAPNGGVGGIINVVPKRAEGDLTRVGAEFASKAYGGATFDIARRYGAGREFGVRVNGSLRGGDTAVDRQYNGTGIGSLALDYQGERFRSWLYVLAQRDYWDAPTRPFLASPGVAVPAAPSGRRNVIQPWEHSRIDDGSVLLKNEFDLTENVTLFANAGGSQSHVDRFFGNSPLPTILNGRGDVTYTPQYLDLAIGRQIYEGGLRARFETGFVKHELAFQASYYHDEIERALTVGRAVSSNIYAPALTQPQFATRVPRARTSDSDLTSVALADTLSVLDERILLTLGVRRQSVATNNYSTTTGAVTSAYDEAATTPVVGLVLRPLNNVSLYANYVEGLSRGDIAPTNATNAGEAFAPYRAKQYEAGVKAQFGTFGAGISAFQITRPSAELSSSGFFSVSGEQRVRGLELNVYGEVTPELRLLGGATLLDGELTKTALAANLGNRPIGVPSMQLNLGAEWDLPWVKGLTLTGTLIHTGKQFINTANSQSLPEWTRFDLGARYATEIAGRKTTFRATVQNVADSKYWSSVASFGTFYAGAPRTFRLSMSVDL, from the coding sequence ATGAAACTTCGAAGCGATCCGATGGTGAGCCGCGTGGTCCCGGCGTTGCTGGGCATGGGGATGGTCGGCCTGGGCGCAACCGGCGCCTTGGCTCAGGACGCTGCGCCCGCGCGGGTGCAGCTCGACGAGATCATCGTGGACGGGCAGGGCATGAAGGGCGAGGTCCCGCCCCCCTTTGCCGGCGGCCAGGTGGCTGAAGGGGCCAGGCTCGGCCTGCTCGGCAATACGCAGACCCTGAAGTCGCCGTTCAACATGACGAGCTACACCGCGGCCCTGATCCGGAACCTGCAGGCGGCGACGGTCGCCGATGCGCTGATCCTCGATCCCTCGGTGCGCAGTTCGCACCCATCAGGCGGCATCGTGGATTCGTTCAATATTCGCGGCTTTCCGATCTCAGAAGGCAATAATGGCGAGATCGCCTTCGACGGCGTGTTTGGTGTCGCGCCGAACTATCGCGTCTTCACCGACTATGCCGAGCGGATCGAGCTCCTGAAGGGGCCCGCGGCGGCGCTCGGCGGCATCGCCCCGAACGGCGGCGTCGGCGGCATCATCAACGTGGTGCCGAAGCGGGCGGAAGGCGATCTGACCCGGGTTGGCGCGGAGTTCGCCTCCAAGGCTTATGGCGGCGCCACGTTCGACATCGCCCGGCGCTATGGCGCGGGCCGCGAGTTCGGTGTGCGGGTCAATGGCAGCCTGCGCGGCGGCGATACCGCGGTCGACCGGCAGTATAACGGCACGGGCATCGGCTCACTCGCGCTCGACTATCAGGGAGAACGCTTCCGCAGCTGGCTCTATGTCCTGGCGCAACGCGATTATTGGGATGCACCGACGCGGCCCTTCCTGGCGAGCCCCGGCGTTGCGGTGCCGGCCGCCCCGAGCGGGCGTCGCAACGTGATCCAGCCCTGGGAGCATTCAAGGATCGACGATGGTTCGGTTCTGTTGAAGAACGAGTTCGATCTTACTGAAAACGTGACGCTCTTTGCCAATGCCGGCGGCTCGCAATCCCATGTCGACCGGTTCTTCGGCAATTCGCCGCTGCCGACGATCCTGAACGGCCGAGGCGATGTCACCTACACCCCGCAATATCTCGATCTGGCGATCGGCCGGCAGATCTATGAGGGCGGTCTTCGGGCCCGCTTCGAGACGGGTTTCGTCAAGCACGAGCTGGCCTTCCAGGCGTCCTATTATCACGACGAGATCGAGCGGGCGCTGACCGTCGGTCGGGCCGTGAGCTCGAACATCTACGCTCCCGCGCTGACCCAGCCGCAATTTGCGACCCGCGTCCCCCGCGCCAGGACCTCGGACAGCGATCTCACCAGCGTCGCGCTGGCCGATACGCTCTCCGTGCTGGACGAGCGCATCCTGCTGACGCTGGGGGTGCGTCGCCAATCCGTGGCGACGAACAACTATTCGACCACGACCGGCGCGGTGACCTCGGCCTATGACGAGGCGGCCACGACCCCGGTGGTCGGCCTCGTGCTGCGTCCGCTCAATAACGTCTCGCTCTATGCGAACTATGTCGAAGGGCTGAGCCGCGGCGACATTGCGCCGACCAATGCAACCAATGCCGGCGAGGCCTTCGCACCCTATCGGGCCAAGCAATACGAGGCCGGCGTGAAGGCGCAGTTCGGCACGTTCGGTGCCGGGATCAGCGCCTTCCAGATCACCAGGCCAAGTGCCGAGCTGAGCAGCAGCGGATTCTTTTCGGTCAGCGGGGAGCAGCGCGTGCGCGGTCTCGAGCTGAATGTCTATGGCGAGGTCACGCCCGAGCTTCGGCTGCTTGGCGGTGCGACCCTGCTCGACGGGGAGCTGACCAAGACGGCCCTCGCGGCCAATCTCGGCAACCGGCCGATCGGCGTTCCCTCCATGCAGCTCAATCTCGGCGCCGAATGGGATCTGCCCTGGGTGAAGGGGCTGACCTTGACGGGCACGCTGATCCATACCGGCAAGCAGTTCATCAACACCGCCAACAGCCAGTCGCTGCCCGAATGGACGCGGTTCGATCTCGGCGCGCGCTATGCGACCGAGATCGCCGGGCGCAAGACGACCTTCCGCGCCACCGTCCAGAACGTCGCCGATAGCAAATACTGGTCGAGCGTCGCCTCGTTCGGCACCTTCTATGCCGGCGCGCCGCGCACCTTCCGGCTCTCGATGTCGGTCGATCTGTAA
- the pip gene encoding prolyl aminopeptidase: MNAEPRPLPDPFRTGLLTVGDGNEIYWEISGNPDGKPALYLHGGPGTGLRSGSYRRHFDPQRYCIIGIDQRGCGRSRPLAPDAPSELQRNTTQALIGDIEAVRAHLGVASWLVSGVSWGSTLALAYAQALPDRVSALVLVAVTTTSREEVDWITEGVGRLFPEAWQRFERESGRSPGERVVEAYARRLATGDLRDRLLASRAWNDWEATHISLDPGWEPASQPPDEDRAFAFATLVTHYWAHDGFLRDGQEILGRIAEIAHIPAVLIHGRRDFGGPAITPWTLHQHWPASRLIIVEGEGHGGPQCFAQMRLALDAFAQSR; encoded by the coding sequence ATGAACGCGGAACCTCGCCCCCTCCCTGATCCGTTCCGTACCGGACTCCTCACCGTCGGCGACGGCAACGAGATCTACTGGGAAATCTCGGGCAATCCCGACGGCAAGCCCGCCTTGTACCTGCATGGCGGCCCGGGCACCGGGCTCCGCTCCGGCAGCTATCGCCGCCATTTCGACCCGCAACGCTACTGCATCATTGGGATCGACCAGCGCGGCTGCGGGCGAAGCCGCCCCCTCGCCCCGGACGCTCCCAGCGAACTGCAGCGAAATACGACGCAGGCGCTGATCGGGGATATCGAGGCCGTCAGAGCGCATCTTGGCGTCGCGTCCTGGCTCGTCTCGGGCGTCTCCTGGGGCTCCACGCTGGCGCTGGCCTATGCGCAGGCGCTTCCGGACCGGGTCTCAGCGCTGGTGCTGGTCGCGGTCACCACGACCAGCCGCGAGGAGGTCGACTGGATCACCGAAGGCGTCGGGCGCCTGTTTCCCGAAGCCTGGCAGCGCTTCGAGCGGGAGTCCGGCCGGAGCCCCGGCGAGCGCGTCGTCGAAGCCTATGCCAGGCGGCTCGCCACGGGCGACCTCCGGGACCGCTTGCTCGCTTCTCGCGCCTGGAATGACTGGGAAGCGACGCATATCTCGCTCGATCCGGGCTGGGAGCCGGCCAGCCAGCCGCCCGACGAGGACCGGGCTTTCGCCTTCGCAACCCTGGTCACCCATTACTGGGCCCATGACGGATTTCTGCGGGATGGGCAGGAGATCCTCGGGCGCATCGCGGAAATCGCACATATTCCCGCCGTTCTCATCCATGGCCGCCGCGATTTCGGCGGCCCCGCGATCACCCCCTGGACTCTGCACCAGCACTGGCCGGCCAGCCGCCTGATCATCGTGGAAGGCGAAGGGCATGGCGGCCCGCAATGCTTCGCGCAGATGCGGCTGGCGCTCGACGCATTCGCGCAGAGTCGGTAA
- a CDS encoding ABC transporter substrate-binding protein, giving the protein MVGRGETPQRARRGAGGRALAALLRCLALAFAVIAGAGPAWAEQVSVTDVLGRVVTVSVPVQRVILGEGRQIHAVAALDREAPFRRIVGWRDDLQKADPDSYRAYLERYPAIATLPALGNISEGNLDIETVIALRADVLFLNVEAQIAGAETKLVEKLASVGIPVVYVDFRHAPFVNTEPSLRLMGRLFGRSEVAEELIAFRAREIARVTDRLAAVADLKRPLVMVDRIPGYSDDCCMTFGPENFGRMVEVAGGRNLGSLILPGTFGTVNPETIIAMNPDVVIATGGNWGALAPGGAWVGLGPGADLTEARRKLANLAKRPAFAHTAAVKSGRVHAIWHQFYNNPYQFVAIQQIARWLHPDLFADLDPEATLRELHQRFLPLPYQPGYWVELGGEGGAGPSVR; this is encoded by the coding sequence ATGGTGGGTCGCGGCGAAACCCCTCAGCGTGCCCGCCGCGGCGCAGGCGGCCGCGCGCTCGCGGCGCTCCTGCGCTGCCTTGCGCTTGCGTTCGCGGTGATCGCAGGCGCCGGGCCGGCCTGGGCCGAGCAGGTCTCCGTGACCGACGTGCTCGGGCGCGTCGTCACGGTGTCGGTTCCGGTCCAGCGCGTGATCCTGGGCGAGGGGCGGCAGATCCATGCCGTCGCCGCGCTCGACCGGGAGGCGCCGTTCCGCCGCATTGTCGGCTGGCGCGATGATCTGCAGAAGGCCGATCCCGATAGCTACCGCGCCTATCTCGAGCGCTATCCCGCGATCGCGACGCTGCCGGCGCTCGGAAACATCAGCGAGGGCAATCTTGATATCGAGACGGTGATCGCCCTGAGAGCGGATGTGCTGTTCCTCAATGTCGAGGCACAGATCGCCGGCGCAGAGACAAAGCTCGTCGAAAAGCTCGCATCAGTCGGGATTCCCGTTGTCTATGTCGATTTCCGTCACGCGCCGTTCGTGAACACGGAGCCGTCGCTTCGGCTGATGGGGCGGCTGTTTGGCCGGTCGGAAGTCGCCGAGGAGCTCATCGCCTTCCGCGCCCGCGAGATTGCACGCGTCACCGATCGCCTCGCGGCGGTGGCCGATCTCAAGCGGCCGCTCGTCATGGTCGACCGCATTCCCGGCTATTCCGACGATTGCTGCATGACCTTCGGGCCGGAGAATTTCGGCAGGATGGTCGAGGTTGCGGGCGGGCGGAACCTCGGCAGCCTCATCCTGCCGGGCACCTTCGGCACGGTGAACCCCGAGACGATCATCGCCATGAACCCCGATGTGGTGATCGCGACCGGCGGCAACTGGGGTGCGCTCGCGCCGGGCGGCGCCTGGGTCGGGCTCGGACCGGGCGCGGATCTGACGGAAGCCAGGCGGAAACTCGCCAATCTTGCGAAGCGCCCGGCCTTCGCCCATACGGCGGCGGTGAAGAGCGGGCGCGTCCACGCGATCTGGCATCAGTTCTACAACAACCCCTATCAGTTCGTTGCCATCCAGCAGATTGCCCGCTGGCTCCATCCGGACCTCTTTGCGGATCTCGATCCCGAGGCCACGCTGCGGGAGCTGCATCAGCGCTTCCTGCCGCTGCCCTATCAGCCAGGCTATTGGGTCGAGCTCGGCGGGGAGGGAGGGGCCGGTCCGTCAGTGCGCTGA
- a CDS encoding arylsulfatase, producing the protein MATDGPDLIRRRILLGGTALAASGLASAPTIQTAQAQQPAPAPASGRKPNILMIMGDDIGWFNPSIYHRGMMGYRTPNIDRIGNEGAMFTDWYGEQSCTAGRAAFITGQSPIRTGLTKVGLPGADVGLQPQDPTVAELLKPLGYVSGQFGKNHLGDKDEHLPTNHGFDEFFGNLYHLNAEEEPENPDYPKDPEFKKRFGPRGVIRSSADGKIEDTGPLTKKRMETIDDETTAAAIDFIDRQNKAQKPWLCYFNSTRMHVNTHLKPESAGKTGKGIYPDGMVEHDGHIGQLLKKLDDLGITQNTIVVYTSDNGAEVMTWPDGGSTPFRGEKATNWEGGYRVPTLIRWPGVIKPGTIYNEAFSHYDLIPTFCAAGGEPDVVAKCMKGHQANGKSFKVHLDGYNLMPFFTGSAKDSPRRDFLYWNDDGELVAVRVADWKVVFKAQEHEGIDVWRREFTNLRAPKLFNLRADPFERGDTSMEYEKWFFDRSFVVVPSQAVVGKWLESFKEFPIRQKPASFNLDDVMRKLSPKN; encoded by the coding sequence ATGGCGACCGATGGACCGGACCTTATTCGCAGACGCATTCTTCTTGGCGGCACCGCGCTTGCCGCGTCGGGCCTTGCATCCGCGCCGACGATCCAGACAGCGCAGGCCCAGCAGCCCGCGCCCGCGCCGGCCTCCGGGCGCAAGCCCAATATCCTGATGATCATGGGCGACGATATCGGCTGGTTCAATCCGAGCATCTACCACCGCGGCATGATGGGCTATCGCACCCCGAATATCGACCGCATCGGCAATGAAGGCGCGATGTTCACCGACTGGTACGGGGAGCAGAGCTGCACCGCCGGCCGCGCCGCCTTCATCACTGGCCAGTCGCCGATCCGCACGGGCCTCACCAAGGTCGGCCTGCCCGGCGCCGATGTCGGCCTGCAGCCGCAGGATCCGACGGTGGCCGAACTGCTGAAGCCCCTCGGTTATGTCAGCGGCCAGTTTGGCAAGAACCATCTCGGCGACAAGGACGAGCACCTGCCGACCAATCACGGCTTCGACGAGTTCTTCGGCAACCTCTACCACCTGAACGCCGAGGAGGAGCCGGAGAACCCCGACTACCCCAAGGATCCGGAATTCAAGAAGCGTTTCGGACCGCGCGGCGTCATCCGCTCCTCGGCAGACGGCAAGATCGAGGATACCGGGCCGCTGACCAAGAAGCGGATGGAAACCATCGATGACGAGACGACGGCTGCCGCGATCGACTTCATCGACCGGCAGAACAAGGCACAGAAGCCCTGGCTCTGCTATTTCAACTCGACCCGGATGCACGTCAACACGCATCTCAAGCCGGAATCCGCCGGCAAGACCGGCAAGGGCATCTATCCCGATGGCATGGTGGAGCATGACGGGCATATCGGCCAGCTCCTGAAGAAGCTCGACGATCTCGGCATCACCCAGAACACCATCGTCGTCTATACCAGCGACAACGGCGCCGAGGTGATGACCTGGCCGGATGGCGGCTCGACCCCGTTCCGCGGGGAAAAGGCGACCAATTGGGAAGGCGGCTATCGCGTGCCGACCCTCATCCGCTGGCCGGGCGTGATCAAGCCCGGCACGATCTATAACGAGGCCTTCTCGCATTACGATCTGATCCCGACCTTCTGCGCCGCGGGCGGAGAGCCGGATGTGGTCGCCAAATGCATGAAGGGGCACCAGGCCAACGGCAAGAGCTTCAAGGTGCATCTCGACGGCTACAACCTGATGCCGTTCTTCACCGGCAGCGCCAAGGATTCCCCGCGCCGGGATTTCCTCTACTGGAACGACGACGGCGAACTGGTGGCGGTGCGGGTCGCCGACTGGAAGGTCGTGTTCAAGGCGCAGGAGCATGAGGGCATCGACGTCTGGCGCAGGGAGTTCACCAATCTGCGGGCGCCCAAGCTGTTCAACCTGCGGGCCGATCCCTTCGAGCGCGGTGACACCTCGATGGAATACGAGAAATGGTTCTTCGATCGTTCCTTCGTCGTGGTCCCATCGCAGGCGGTCGTCGGGAAATGGCTGGAAAGCTTCAAGGAGTTCCCGATCCGGCAGAAGCCGGCGAGCTTCAACCTCGATGACGTCATGCGCAAGCTGTCGCCCAAGAACTAG
- a CDS encoding VOC family protein yields the protein MTVTRLDHVQLAMPPGGESEARAFYADVLGIGEVAKPAHLASRGGCWFEQGGLKVHLGVDADFKPARKAHPAFIVSDLAALVAALKARGYRVSEDQPLDGYDRMYVDDPFGNRIELMEPLPAASLG from the coding sequence ATGACCGTTACGCGCCTCGACCACGTGCAACTCGCCATGCCGCCCGGTGGTGAAAGCGAGGCGCGCGCCTTCTATGCGGATGTTCTCGGCATCGGCGAAGTCGCCAAGCCCGCTCATCTCGCAAGCCGGGGCGGATGCTGGTTCGAACAGGGAGGGTTGAAGGTCCATTTGGGAGTGGACGCCGATTTCAAGCCAGCCCGCAAAGCGCACCCGGCCTTCATCGTGAGCGATCTCGCAGCGCTGGTCGCCGCGCTGAAGGCGCGCGGCTACCGCGTGTCGGAGGACCAACCCTTGGACGGATATGACCGCATGTATGTGGACGACCCGTTCGGGAACCGTATCGAGTTGATGGAGCCACTGCCGGCGGCAAGTCTCGGCTGA
- a CDS encoding YHS domain-containing (seleno)protein: MDHETMPPIRSAGAADDDLGAGPAGRAFVANGERDGRHAVLGRRSFILLAGAVLAASGVRAEMPRPVNTLGSPDGVAIRGYDPVAYFRDGGPKLGKPEFSVGLHGATWRFASAAHKALFEADPARYLPAYGGFCAYGTSRGYLVKIEPEAWSIVDGKLYLNYDRAVRKTWLGDPAGFIAKADRHWPRLNAAHIQ, translated from the coding sequence ATGGACCACGAAACGATGCCTCCGATCCGCAGCGCGGGGGCGGCCGATGATGATCTCGGCGCCGGCCCTGCCGGACGCGCGTTCGTCGCGAATGGCGAGAGGGACGGGAGGCATGCCGTGCTCGGCAGACGCAGCTTCATCCTGCTCGCTGGCGCGGTGCTCGCAGCATCGGGTGTCCGGGCCGAGATGCCCCGCCCGGTCAACACGCTGGGTTCACCGGACGGGGTCGCGATCCGCGGCTACGATCCCGTCGCCTATTTTCGCGATGGCGGCCCGAAGCTGGGCAAGCCGGAGTTTTCCGTCGGCCTTCACGGCGCCACCTGGCGCTTCGCCAGCGCCGCGCACAAGGCGTTGTTCGAAGCCGATCCGGCGCGCTACCTGCCGGCCTATGGCGGCTTCTGCGCCTATGGCACCTCGCGTGGCTATCTCGTGAAGATCGAGCCCGAGGCGTGGTCCATCGTCGATGGCAAGCTCTACCTCAATTACGATCGCGCTGTCCGGAAGACCTGGCTCGGGGATCCCGCAGGGTTTATCGCCAAGGCCGACCGCCATTGGCCGCGATTGAACGCGGCGCATATCCAGTAG
- a CDS encoding carbon-nitrogen hydrolase family protein: protein MLKIAAAQTVVSPDIAANGSTIRAMIARAAGEGARLINLCEGALSGYAKSQILKQGDWQGFDWAIQEAELRAIAELCGQLRIVAVVGGAHRLGRGYPPHNSLYVFSDSGALLTRYDKRFLSNTELAGWYTPGTEPVIVDVDGYRFGCAICIESQFPEIFSDYERLGVDGVLFSSYGLPAHFQIALRAHAGLNCIWIAAAPPAQEAAKGPAGIIGPDGAWAAQSSPSPEPGLAMTTLDRTDPAYEIALQRARPWRARAREGEIYRERPVNDPRSEDRSAY, encoded by the coding sequence GTGTTGAAGATAGCGGCCGCACAAACCGTTGTTTCGCCGGACATTGCCGCCAATGGCAGCACCATCCGCGCGATGATTGCGCGTGCGGCGGGCGAAGGGGCTCGCCTGATCAATCTCTGCGAAGGGGCGCTGTCCGGCTACGCAAAGAGCCAGATCCTGAAACAGGGCGACTGGCAGGGCTTCGATTGGGCAATTCAGGAGGCCGAACTTCGCGCGATCGCTGAACTGTGCGGGCAACTCCGCATCGTCGCGGTCGTCGGCGGGGCCCATCGGCTCGGTCGGGGATATCCGCCGCACAACAGTCTCTATGTCTTCTCTGATAGCGGAGCCCTGCTCACCCGATATGACAAGAGGTTTCTCTCGAATACCGAACTTGCCGGCTGGTACACGCCTGGAACGGAACCGGTCATCGTCGACGTCGATGGCTACAGGTTTGGCTGCGCGATCTGCATTGAATCGCAGTTCCCCGAAATCTTCAGCGACTATGAGCGTCTCGGCGTTGATGGGGTTCTGTTCTCGTCATACGGCCTTCCCGCGCATTTTCAGATCGCGCTCCGGGCTCATGCCGGCCTGAACTGCATCTGGATCGCTGCTGCCCCCCCCGCGCAGGAGGCCGCCAAAGGCCCTGCCGGCATCATTGGACCGGACGGGGCATGGGCCGCGCAATCTTCGCCATCCCCGGAGCCTGGCCTGGCCATGACAACGCTGGACCGGACCGACCCCGCCTATGAAATCGCGCTTCAAAGGGCGCGGCCCTGGCGGGCCAGGGCAAGGGAGGGGGAGATCTATCGCGAGAGGCCGGTCAACGATCCCAGGAGCGAAGACAGAAGCGCGTATTGA
- a CDS encoding LysR substrate-binding domain-containing protein has translation MTRRLPSLNALRCFEIVAAELSIKKAALALHVSESAVSRQVRILEEQLGAQLFLRNHNGLEITDAGQRLAVSVKEAFDHIANAVNPFQNDREAVTIKVLPTFALRWLLPRLRSFQERHPLIKVNVQTRLNDMTLNDTDADLGIRYGVGNWPRDYTTELYAEWILPVCAPGYLAGRQASETDLAQATLLHPLPDRQDWATWTEKSGTNLDPRSGLDFDALDMALSAAEAGLGVAMTDVVLAHEAIQAGRLVVPLRKAVPTGASYYLVRPPDMRRRREVKLVDEWICDEISSARDLVRLYAA, from the coding sequence TTGACCCGCAGGCTCCCCTCGCTGAATGCGCTGCGCTGCTTCGAGATCGTGGCAGCCGAGCTCAGCATCAAGAAGGCCGCGCTCGCGTTGCATGTCAGCGAGAGCGCGGTGAGCCGCCAGGTCCGCATCCTGGAGGAGCAGCTCGGCGCTCAGCTCTTCCTGCGCAATCACAATGGCCTGGAGATCACCGATGCGGGCCAGCGGCTCGCGGTCAGCGTCAAGGAGGCGTTCGACCACATCGCCAATGCGGTGAACCCCTTCCAGAACGACCGCGAGGCCGTGACCATCAAGGTGCTGCCGACCTTCGCGCTGCGCTGGCTGCTGCCGCGGCTGCGCTCCTTCCAGGAGCGGCACCCGCTGATCAAGGTGAATGTCCAGACGCGCCTGAACGACATGACGCTGAACGACACCGATGCCGATCTCGGCATCCGCTATGGCGTCGGCAACTGGCCGCGCGACTACACGACCGAGCTCTATGCGGAATGGATCCTCCCGGTCTGCGCGCCGGGCTATCTCGCCGGGCGCCAGGCCAGCGAGACCGATCTGGCCCAGGCGACTCTGCTCCACCCCTTGCCCGATCGGCAGGACTGGGCGACCTGGACGGAGAAATCGGGGACGAATCTCGATCCGCGCAGCGGCCTCGATTTCGACGCCCTCGACATGGCGCTCAGCGCCGCGGAAGCGGGCCTGGGCGTCGCCATGACCGATGTCGTGCTCGCCCATGAGGCGATCCAGGCCGGCAGGCTCGTCGTGCCGCTGCGCAAGGCGGTGCCGACCGGCGCCTCCTATTACCTCGTCCGTCCGCCCGACATGCGGCGCCGGCGCGAGGTCAAGCTGGTCGATGAGTGGATCTGCGACGAAATCTCGTCCGCGCGCGATCTCGTCCGCCTCTACGCGGCCTGA
- a CDS encoding HAD family phosphatase: MTLIIFDCDGVLVNSEEIYLATELEFLASVGVVLERDVYTDTFMGLSPPMWQARLQSIIAERRSAPLPSDFFKQLDDHTTARIELHLAALPDARQTIDGIEARRCVASSTPSARLRWKLQQTGLIGLFDPHIFSSDMVLNGKPAPDLFLHAAAAMGVQPGECVVVEDSVNGVMAGKAAGMQVIGFTAGAHCAGNHGARLATAGADRVVGSYGDLAAALAGLGAW; this comes from the coding sequence ATGACGCTCATCATCTTCGATTGCGACGGCGTGCTTGTGAACAGCGAGGAGATCTATCTCGCTACCGAACTTGAGTTCCTGGCCTCGGTCGGCGTCGTCCTCGAACGCGATGTCTACACGGATACATTCATGGGGCTGTCCCCGCCGATGTGGCAGGCAAGGCTCCAGTCGATCATCGCGGAGAGGCGCAGCGCTCCCCTCCCGTCCGATTTCTTCAAGCAGTTGGATGACCACACGACGGCCCGAATAGAGCTTCATCTGGCCGCGCTGCCGGACGCCCGGCAGACCATCGACGGCATCGAGGCGCGCCGTTGCGTCGCATCGAGCACGCCGTCCGCGCGGCTGCGCTGGAAGCTGCAGCAGACCGGCCTGATCGGCCTGTTCGATCCGCATATCTTCTCCTCGGACATGGTTTTGAACGGAAAGCCCGCGCCCGACCTCTTTCTCCATGCCGCCGCGGCCATGGGCGTACAGCCCGGCGAGTGCGTGGTGGTCGAGGACAGCGTCAACGGCGTCATGGCGGGCAAGGCAGCCGGCATGCAGGTCATCGGCTTCACCGCTGGCGCCCACTGCGCCGGCAATCATGGCGCGCGGCTGGCGACGGCCGGCGCGGATCGCGTCGTCGGCAGCTATGGCGATCTCGCTGCCGCATTGGCCGGGTTGGGGGCATGGTGA
- a CDS encoding ABC transporter permease: MTDATGLIDLADTRAGSEHKSAWSRFRRHKLAMAGAATIAILVLGSFLGPYLLPFNDTHIDVMHRFAPPLSGAHVLGTDELGRDILARLMMGGRISLAIGFTAMAIAIAAGTGVGMIAGYYGGIIGSLLMRFVDAILCFPTIFLLLALAALVKPGLLSMTLLIAATSWMNVARIVEAQIRALRDQDYAVAARAMGASSFRIMWRNLLPNAVASIVVAATLNVAKAILLESYVSFLGYGIQPPNASWGNMLNNAQIYLSSAPWLAIMPGLAITLAVTSFNFVGDGLRDALDPRMEIS, translated from the coding sequence ATGACCGACGCAACGGGCCTGATCGACCTGGCCGACACCCGCGCAGGCAGTGAGCACAAGAGTGCCTGGAGCCGCTTCCGGCGCCACAAGCTGGCGATGGCGGGGGCAGCCACCATCGCGATCCTGGTGCTCGGGTCCTTCCTGGGGCCCTATCTCCTGCCGTTCAACGACACCCATATCGATGTGATGCATCGCTTCGCGCCGCCGCTTTCCGGCGCCCATGTTCTGGGCACCGACGAACTCGGCCGCGACATTCTCGCCCGGCTGATGATGGGCGGGCGGATCTCGCTCGCGATCGGCTTCACCGCCATGGCGATCGCGATCGCAGCCGGAACCGGCGTCGGCATGATCGCGGGCTATTACGGCGGCATCATCGGCTCGCTCTTGATGCGCTTCGTCGATGCGATCCTGTGCTTTCCGACGATCTTCCTGCTCCTGGCGCTGGCCGCGCTGGTCAAGCCCGGCCTGCTCTCGATGACCCTGCTGATCGCGGCGACCTCCTGGATGAATGTCGCGCGCATCGTCGAGGCGCAGATCAGGGCGCTGCGCGACCAGGATTACGCGGTCGCGGCGAGGGCGATGGGGGCGTCGAGCTTCCGGATCATGTGGCGCAACCTCCTGCCGAATGCGGTCGCGTCGATCGTGGTCGCCGCCACGCTCAATGTCGCCAAGGCGATCCTGCTCGAATCCTATGTCAGCTTTCTCGGCTACGGCATCCAGCCGCCCAACGCGAGCTGGGGCAATATGCTGAACAACGCGCAGATCTATCTGTCGAGCGCGCCCTGGCTTGCCATCATGCCCGGTCTCGCCATTACACTGGCGGTGACCAGCTTCAATTTCGTTGGTGATGGCCTGAGGGATGCCCTCGACCCGCGCATGGAGATCAGCTGA